A single region of the Enterobacter cloacae complex sp. R_G8 genome encodes:
- a CDS encoding VOC family protein, whose amino-acid sequence MKSVINWFEIPVADMDRAIKFYEPVMQVSLKREKMDCAELAVFPHEDPATGGALAKFEGIIPSVQGAIIYLHTDNLTATLDRIASAGGECVFGPLELPRGIGTIALFTDSEGNRVGLHQPA is encoded by the coding sequence ATGAAAAGTGTGATTAACTGGTTTGAAATTCCGGTCGCGGATATGGATCGCGCCATCAAATTTTATGAGCCGGTGATGCAGGTTTCACTGAAGCGCGAGAAAATGGACTGCGCCGAGCTGGCGGTATTCCCGCATGAAGATCCAGCCACCGGCGGCGCGCTGGCAAAATTTGAGGGGATTATTCCCTCAGTGCAGGGGGCCATCATCTACCTGCATACTGACAATCTGACCGCCACGCTCGATCGCATTGCTTCTGCGGGCGGTGAGTGCGTGTTTGGCCCGCTGGAGTTACCACGCGGTATTGGTACTATTGCTTTGTTTACCGACAGCGAAGGTAATCGCGTCGGCCTTCATCAACCCGCCTGA
- the secF gene encoding protein translocase subunit SecF — MAQEYTVEQLNHGRKVWDFMRWDYWAFGISGLLLILSIVVMGVKGFNWGLDFTGGTVIEITLEKPVDMDQMRQSLQKAGFEEPLLQNFGSSRDIMVRMPPVHDANGSQELGSKVVSVINETTSQNATVKRIEFVGPSVGADLAQTGAMALLVALISILVYVGFRFEWRLAAGVVIALAHDVVITMGVLSLFHIEIDLTIVASLMSVIGYSLNDSIVVSDRIRENFRKIRRGTPYEIFNVSLTQTLHRTLITSGTTLMVILMLYLFGGPVLEGFSLTMLIGVSIGTASSIYVASALALKLGMKREHLLQQKVEKEGADQPSILP; from the coding sequence GTGGCACAGGAATATACTGTTGAACAATTGAACCACGGCCGTAAAGTCTGGGACTTTATGCGCTGGGACTACTGGGCCTTCGGCATTTCAGGTTTACTGCTGATTCTGTCCATCGTCGTTATGGGCGTAAAAGGCTTTAACTGGGGTCTGGATTTCACCGGTGGTACGGTGATTGAAATCACCCTGGAAAAACCGGTCGATATGGACCAGATGCGTCAATCACTGCAGAAAGCGGGCTTTGAAGAGCCGCTGCTGCAGAACTTCGGCAGCAGCCGCGACATCATGGTGCGTATGCCGCCGGTACACGATGCCAACGGCAGCCAGGAGCTGGGCAGCAAGGTTGTTAGCGTAATTAACGAAACAACCAGCCAGAACGCCACGGTTAAGCGTATTGAGTTCGTCGGCCCGAGCGTGGGTGCGGACCTGGCGCAAACCGGTGCGATGGCGCTGCTGGTGGCGCTGATCTCCATCCTGGTGTACGTCGGTTTCCGCTTTGAGTGGCGACTGGCGGCGGGTGTGGTTATCGCACTGGCCCACGACGTGGTGATCACCATGGGCGTACTGTCTCTGTTCCACATTGAGATTGACCTGACGATTGTGGCATCCCTGATGTCCGTTATCGGTTACTCACTGAACGACAGTATCGTGGTATCTGACCGTATTCGTGAAAACTTCCGTAAGATCCGTCGCGGTACGCCGTACGAAATCTTTAACGTGTCGTTGACCCAGACGCTGCACCGTACCTTGATCACATCCGGTACCACCTTGATGGTGATCCTGATGCTGTATCTCTTCGGTGGTCCGGTGCTGGAAGGCTTCTCGCTGACCATGCTGATCGGTGTCTCTATCGGTACCGCGTCGTCAATCTACGTTGCGTCCGCTCTGGCACTGAAACTCGGCATGAAGCGCGAGCACTTGCTCCAGCAGAAAGTCGAGAAAGAAGGGGCGGATCAGCCGTCCATTCTGCCGTAA
- a CDS encoding DUF3251 domain-containing protein codes for MTRRYLKILLVGSLFTLSACAQQTEVRQMKQSVNTLNTAMDKLNKETVKITQQNALNAKSTSGVYLLPGANTPARLNSQVGTLKMSLVNVAANADGTRATLRIQGESNDPLPAFSGTVEWGQIQGTTENYQEVNVKNQLFTAPASVLAPSDVDIPLQLTGLTPEQLGFIRIHDIQPAAQ; via the coding sequence ATGACAAGACGTTACCTGAAAATTCTGCTGGTGGGGAGCCTCTTCACCCTTAGCGCCTGTGCACAGCAAACCGAAGTCCGCCAGATGAAACAGAGCGTGAATACGCTCAATACGGCGATGGACAAACTGAACAAAGAGACCGTGAAGATCACCCAGCAAAACGCGCTGAATGCAAAATCCACCAGCGGGGTGTATTTGCTGCCGGGGGCCAACACCCCTGCCCGTCTCAACAGCCAGGTTGGCACGTTAAAAATGTCGCTGGTGAATGTGGCGGCAAATGCGGATGGTACTCGCGCAACATTACGCATTCAGGGTGAGTCCAACGATCCGCTGCCAGCCTTTAGCGGCACCGTCGAGTGGGGCCAGATCCAGGGCACCACCGAGAATTACCAGGAGGTTAACGTGAAGAATCAGCTCTTCACCGCCCCGGCCAGTGTTTTAGCACCCAGTGATGTGGATATTCCGCTTCAGTTAACCGGACTTACTCCTGAACAGTTAGGCTTTATCCGCATTCACGACATTCAACCCGCCGCGCAGTAA
- a CDS encoding YafY family protein, which yields MTRRADRLFQIVQILRGRRLTTAAHLADRLGVSERTVYRDIRDLSLSGVPVEGEAGSGYRLMSGFDLPPLMLTNKESEALIVAIRLLTTWGGESLSRELESAQEKVLAILPEESRRKAEQTRIYAPDFGMKSHSRSDFDVIHQAISTQRVLVLHYRDEAGQFSTREVQPLGLFFWGERWLLAAWCELRDDYRCFRLDRCLKIVLTERRFSESADRSLADFLRKVKQ from the coding sequence ATGACCCGACGCGCTGACCGTTTGTTTCAGATAGTACAGATCCTGCGGGGCAGACGTCTGACAACGGCAGCGCATCTGGCGGACCGGCTGGGCGTTTCTGAGCGTACGGTATACCGCGATATCCGCGACCTGTCGCTTTCCGGCGTGCCGGTAGAGGGCGAGGCGGGAAGTGGGTACCGGCTGATGTCGGGATTTGACCTGCCACCGCTGATGCTGACAAACAAGGAGTCTGAGGCGCTGATCGTGGCGATTCGCCTGCTTACCACCTGGGGCGGGGAATCCCTGTCGCGCGAACTGGAGTCGGCACAGGAGAAAGTACTCGCGATCCTGCCCGAAGAGAGTCGCCGAAAGGCAGAGCAGACGCGGATCTACGCCCCGGATTTTGGCATGAAAAGCCACTCCCGCAGTGATTTTGATGTCATTCACCAGGCGATATCGACCCAGCGCGTGCTGGTGCTGCATTATCGTGACGAAGCCGGGCAATTTTCAACGCGCGAAGTTCAGCCGCTGGGGCTGTTTTTCTGGGGAGAACGCTGGCTACTGGCGGCGTGGTGTGAACTGCGCGATGATTATCGCTGCTTCCGTCTCGACAGATGTCTCAAAATTGTGCTCACGGAACGGCGCTTTAGTGAGAGTGCGGACCGATCGCTGGCGGATTTTTTGCGCAAGGTGAAGCAGTAA
- a CDS encoding nucleoside-specific channel-forming protein Tsx, whose protein sequence is MKKTLLAAGAVLALSSSFTVNAAENDKPQYLSDWWHQSVNVVGSYHTRFGPQIRNDTYLEYEAFAKKDWFDFYGYMDAPVFFGGNTQAKGIWNHGSPLFMEIEPRFSIDKLTGTSLAFGPFKEWYFANNYIYDMGRNKSGRQSTWYMGLGTDIDTGLPMSLSLNVYAKYQWQNYGAENENEWDGYRFKVKYFVPITQLWGGNLSYIGFTNFDWGSDLGDKSGYAENGIKQRTNDSIASSHILALNYDHWHYSVVARYWHNGGQWNDDAKLVWMNEHVRSTGWGGYLVVGYNF, encoded by the coding sequence ATGAAAAAAACATTACTCGCAGCCGGCGCCGTGCTGGCACTTTCCTCCTCTTTCACTGTTAACGCAGCGGAAAACGATAAACCACAATACCTCTCCGACTGGTGGCACCAGAGCGTTAACGTGGTCGGCAGCTACCACACCCGTTTCGGACCACAGATCCGCAACGATACCTACCTGGAGTACGAAGCGTTCGCCAAGAAAGACTGGTTTGATTTCTACGGTTATATGGATGCACCGGTCTTCTTCGGCGGTAACACCCAGGCGAAAGGTATCTGGAACCACGGTTCCCCACTGTTCATGGAGATCGAACCGCGCTTCTCTATTGATAAACTGACTGGTACCAGCCTGGCGTTTGGTCCGTTCAAAGAGTGGTATTTCGCGAACAACTATATCTACGACATGGGCCGCAACAAGTCCGGTCGCCAGAGCACCTGGTATATGGGTCTGGGTACCGACATCGACACGGGCCTGCCAATGAGCCTGTCTCTGAACGTGTACGCTAAGTATCAATGGCAGAACTACGGCGCTGAAAACGAGAACGAATGGGATGGCTACCGTTTCAAAGTGAAATACTTTGTGCCAATCACCCAGCTGTGGGGCGGTAACCTGAGCTATATCGGCTTCACCAACTTTGACTGGGGTTCAGATCTGGGCGATAAGAGCGGTTACGCTGAGAACGGTATTAAGCAGCGTACCAACGACTCCATTGCCTCCAGCCACATTCTGGCGCTGAACTACGATCACTGGCATTACTCTGTTGTTGCGCGTTACTGGCACAACGGCGGCCAGTGGAACGACGACGCTAAACTGGTATGGATGAACGAACACGTCCGTTCTACCGGTTGGGGTGGTTACCTGGTTGTGGGTTACAACTTCTAA
- the nrdR gene encoding transcriptional regulator NrdR, protein MHCPFCSAVDTKVIDSRLVGEGSSVRRRRQCLVCNERFTTFEVAELVMPRVVKSNDVREPFNEEKLRSGMLKALEKRPVSADDVEMALNHIKSYLRGLGEREVPSKMIGNLVMEQLKKLDKVAYIRFASVYRSFEDIKEFGEEIARLQD, encoded by the coding sequence ATGCATTGCCCATTCTGCTCCGCTGTGGATACCAAAGTCATCGATTCTCGTCTTGTGGGCGAAGGGTCTTCCGTACGCCGCCGTCGGCAGTGTCTGGTATGCAACGAGCGTTTTACGACCTTTGAGGTGGCAGAGCTGGTCATGCCGCGCGTGGTAAAAAGTAACGACGTGCGCGAGCCGTTTAACGAAGAGAAACTGCGCAGCGGAATGCTCAAGGCGCTGGAAAAACGCCCCGTCAGCGCGGATGACGTCGAAATGGCGTTAAACCACATTAAATCTTACCTTCGTGGTCTGGGCGAACGTGAAGTGCCCAGCAAGATGATCGGCAATCTGGTGATGGAGCAGTTGAAAAAGCTCGATAAGGTCGCCTATATCCGCTTCGCCTCTGTTTACCGCAGTTTCGAAGATATCAAAGAGTTTGGCGAAGAGATCGCCCGCTTACAGGATTGA
- the ribD gene encoding bifunctional diaminohydroxyphosphoribosylaminopyrimidine deaminase/5-amino-6-(5-phosphoribosylamino)uracil reductase RibD, whose amino-acid sequence MQDEMYMARAMKLAQRGRFTTHPNPNVGCVIVKDGEIVGEGFHYRAGEPHAEVHALRMAGEKARGATAYVTLEPCSHHGRTPPCCEALIAAGVSRVVAAMQDPNPQVAGRGLYRLQQEGIDVSHGLMMQDAEAINKGFLKRMRTGFPYIQLKLGASLDGRTAMANGESQWITSPQARRDVQRLRAQSHAILTSSETVLADDPAMTVRWTELNADTQALYPQENLRQPLRIIVDSHNRVTPEHRIVQQPGETWIARTKDDSRDWPEGVRSIMVPEHNGHLDLVVLMMLLGKQQVNSIWVEAGPTLAGALLQAGLVDELIVYVAPKLLGSDARGLFVLPGLEKLADAPQLKFSEIRPVGPDVCLHLTTA is encoded by the coding sequence ATGCAGGATGAGATGTACATGGCGCGCGCCATGAAGCTGGCGCAGCGCGGTCGATTTACCACCCATCCCAACCCCAATGTCGGGTGCGTCATTGTGAAAGATGGCGAGATCGTGGGCGAAGGTTTCCACTACCGCGCAGGCGAGCCTCATGCCGAGGTGCATGCCCTGCGTATGGCGGGCGAAAAGGCACGCGGGGCTACGGCCTACGTGACGCTTGAGCCGTGCAGCCATCATGGACGTACGCCGCCATGCTGTGAAGCGCTGATTGCGGCGGGAGTGTCGCGCGTTGTCGCTGCGATGCAGGATCCCAATCCGCAGGTGGCCGGACGTGGCCTGTACCGTCTGCAGCAGGAAGGGATCGATGTCAGCCACGGCCTGATGATGCAGGATGCGGAAGCCATCAACAAAGGCTTTCTAAAACGTATGCGTACCGGGTTCCCCTATATTCAGCTTAAGCTGGGGGCCTCACTGGATGGCCGTACGGCGATGGCGAACGGCGAAAGTCAGTGGATCACTTCGCCACAGGCAAGGCGCGATGTGCAACGTCTGCGTGCCCAAAGCCATGCTATCCTCACCAGCAGTGAAACGGTTCTCGCGGACGATCCGGCGATGACCGTGCGCTGGACTGAACTGAATGCCGATACCCAGGCGCTGTATCCGCAGGAAAACCTGCGCCAGCCGCTGCGTATTATCGTTGATAGCCATAACCGCGTGACGCCTGAACACCGCATTGTGCAGCAGCCCGGTGAAACCTGGATTGCCCGTACTAAAGACGATTCACGTGACTGGCCGGAAGGTGTGCGCAGCATTATGGTGCCTGAGCACAATGGACATCTGGATTTAGTGGTGCTGATGATGCTGCTGGGTAAGCAGCAGGTGAACAGCATCTGGGTGGAAGCGGGACCGACGCTGGCAGGCGCACTGCTCCAGGCGGGTCTGGTCGATGAACTGATTGTCTACGTTGCGCCTAAACTGTTGGGTAGCGACGCGCGTGGCCTGTTTGTGCTGCCCGGCCTTGAAAAACTGGCCGATGCACCACAACTCAAATTCAGCGAGATTCGTCCGGTGGGTCCGGATGTTTGCCTCCATTTAACGACAGCGTAA
- the nusB gene encoding transcription antitermination factor NusB, translated as MKPAARRRARECAVQALYSWQLSQNDIADVEYQFLSEQDVKDVDVLYFRELLSGVATNSAYLDGLMKPYLSRLLDELGQVEKAVLRIALFELSKRDDVPYKVAINEAIELAKTFGAEDSHKFVNGVLDKAAPAIRPHKK; from the coding sequence GTGAAACCTGCTGCTCGTCGCCGCGCCCGTGAATGTGCCGTTCAGGCACTTTACTCCTGGCAGTTGTCCCAGAACGACATCGCTGATGTTGAATACCAGTTCCTGTCAGAACAGGACGTGAAAGACGTTGACGTTCTGTACTTCCGTGAACTGCTGTCGGGAGTGGCGACTAATAGCGCGTATCTCGATGGTCTGATGAAACCCTACCTGTCCCGTCTGCTCGACGAGCTGGGTCAGGTTGAAAAAGCAGTGTTGCGCATTGCGCTGTTTGAGCTGTCTAAACGTGATGATGTGCCGTATAAAGTGGCCATCAACGAAGCGATCGAACTGGCGAAAACCTTCGGCGCTGAAGACAGCCACAAGTTTGTAAACGGCGTTCTTGATAAAGCAGCACCTGCGATCCGTCCCCACAAAAAGTGA
- the ribE gene encoding 6,7-dimethyl-8-ribityllumazine synthase: MNIIEAAVATPDARVAITIARFNNFINDSLLEGAIDALKRIGQVKDDNITVVWVPGAYELPLAAGALAKTGKYDAVIALGTVIRGGTAHFEYVAGGASNGLAHVAQDAEIPVAFGVLTTESIEQAIERAGTKAGNKGAEAALTALEMINVLKAIKA; the protein is encoded by the coding sequence ATGAACATTATTGAAGCTGCTGTAGCTACCCCGGACGCTCGCGTCGCCATCACCATTGCGCGTTTCAACAACTTCATCAACGACAGCCTGCTGGAAGGTGCTATTGACGCCCTGAAACGTATCGGCCAGGTTAAAGATGACAACATTACCGTTGTGTGGGTTCCAGGTGCTTACGAACTGCCACTGGCAGCGGGCGCGCTGGCGAAAACCGGTAAATACGACGCGGTGATTGCGCTGGGTACCGTTATTCGTGGCGGCACTGCGCACTTCGAATACGTTGCGGGCGGTGCAAGCAATGGTCTGGCGCACGTTGCACAGGATGCTGAAATTCCTGTCGCGTTTGGCGTACTGACCACTGAAAGTATTGAACAAGCCATCGAACGCGCTGGTACCAAAGCCGGTAACAAAGGTGCAGAAGCTGCACTGACCGCGCTTGAAATGATCAATGTATTGAAAGCCATCAAGGCCTGA